In the genome of Candidatus Pristimantibacillus lignocellulolyticus, the window AACACGAGGGTTTACTTCCAAAGAAATCCCAAAAAACGCTTATCCAGATCTAGCAATAAATGAAGTCGTTTGTCATAACGACGCGGCGCCGTATAATATCGTCTTTAGAGACCAACACCCAATGGCACTCATCGATTTTGACATGGCAAGTCCAGGCCCTCGTATTTGGGATATAGCGTATACGCTGTACACAACCGTTCCGCTTGCAAGTTTTGAGCCAGCTGTACCCGAAACGGCGACGGTACCATATAGTCCCGTTCTACATGCTAGTAATCGGCGTCGTCGAATAGCTCTGTTTTTCGAAAGTTATGGTATGGAAGCCCCAGATAACCTAAAGAAGTGGGTTATTGAGCGTCTTCAAGCTTTGTGTGCAACCCTTTCGCAAGGCGCAGCTAATGGGGAGGAAGCTTTTGTGAAGATGGTTGAAGAAGGTCATTTGTCGCATTATGAGGAAGAAATTAAGTTTTTGACTTTGCATTTCGACGATTGGATTACATATTCAGGTTAATATACATTGATCTATTATTGAGCTAACGGGTACAGTTTGAGAAGCTAGGCTCCAGGCTAGCCCCGTACTACGAGAAGATAAGCGAACCCTCCAAACCGTAAGGAAATGAAAATGGGACCCATCTGATCTGGATTGGGTCCCATTTCTCGATCACGGGTAGTACTTGAGAAGTTGTTATGTATGTCGGATAAGAGGAATTAAAAGATTCGTACTAAGTTCTTAGTTGTGGCTATATTCTCATATTAGAACTTCGAAATCATCGTGTAATCTCCGCAGACGATAAGCGTTCATAGCAAATTCGCGTAATTCCTCAAGAATGGTATAATTCGCCCATGCACCTGCGACAGCGCCGATCCCAGGCACCATCTGTAGCATTTTTCGAAAATCAATAGAGTTGCGATATTCGATCTGAAATGTCTCCCAGTCCATATTTTGTGAGTATTCGGCTTCGGAGATCCATTGTTCCTTTTCAATATGCCAATGCTTGATAGAATCCAACAACCTAACACGGTTTTCCGGGCCTGAAAATGTCATTTGAAATACCCTAAGAATGAAAACACGTTCAGAGAAATGTTTGGTGTCATAACCGTAAACGTGCGCAAGCTCGAACAGAAATTTCATCTTAATCGCAATTAAAGCTGGAAAGTCTACCGCGCTAAACATAATACCGCCCGCTCCCGTTCCTGCGCCTTCGGCAACCGCGATTTTTTGGTACAGGGCAAACAACTCTTTTGCTTCTTGATCTGCATTCTCAAGTTCCACATTATAATTTACCGAACGTCTAGGTGTATATTCCGCTCCGAACAGTGCCGTACGCACGATTGATTTTATAGTAGTCGTAATGATGATGTGCACCTTCGGGGGAATCAAATGATTTATTCGATTGCCGATTGTTTTCGATGTTTTTTCCAGCCATCCCGGCGGTTTGAACATTTTTTGTTCCCAGTCGGCAACTTCTCTCTGTACTTTATGTTCGTAATTCATGATCAATCGCTCCTCAAAAAGACTTTGTTATATTATAACGAATATCTCTGTGAATCAGAACAGACTGCGGGCAGGTAACTGTCCACGACTAAAGTCCAGCAGTACCTTCTAACTTAGGGAGCAAAATAATAAAGCTCGTACCTATTCCTATTTCACTTATTACATCAACTGTTCCTTTGTGTCCATCAATAATAGACTTAGAAATCGAAAGACCGAGACCAGCACCGCCAGAAGCACGTGACCTAGCTTGATCAACACGGAAAAACCGCTCGAATAATTGAGGTAGATGCTCTTTAGCAATTCCGACACCATTGTCTTTAATAGCTAGCTTAACAAAATTGCCTGATTCAGATAATGTTATCGTAATTTCACCAAATTGAGCATCTGTATGTTGAATTGCATTTTGGACAACATTTAGAACGACTTGTTTAATTTGATTTTTATTCCCTTCTAGGTAGGAAAACGAGTTCGGAATTGTTGTTATTGTCACTTTACGATCTTCCGCCATCATCTCAAGCTGTATTTTCATATTATCTAGTAGCTGAGCCAGGCTGAACTTCTCAACAGAGTATAAGGACTGTTCCGTCGTAATATCTAGCTTAGCTAGTTGCAACAAGTTTTCAACTAACATAGTCATTCGTTTTGATTCTTGTTCCATTGTTTTTAGGGAAGATTCAAGATGTGTTTTGTTATTCTTTGCTCCTCTTTGAAGTACCTCAATAAATCCATATATAGAAGTTATAGGCGTGCGAAGTTCATGTGAAGCATCAGCTATAAATTGTTTCATTCGTTTATTGCTTTGCCGTTCAAGCTCGAAGGCATGATCAATTCTTTCGAGCATATTATTATATGCAAAAGATAATTGATCAATTTCATATTGTCGTTGATTGACGGGTAATTTCTCAGATAGGTTACCAGCATTTGTACGTTCTACTACATCGATAACATTCGTTAACGGGTTTAACGTTTTTCGCAAACTTGGTAATAACAGCAGAAATCCAGTTAGCAATGCCACAAGTGCAACTACGATAAAAATAGTTAACTGTGTATACAGTTGTTTGTGTAAAGAATCTAGCTCGATGCTAACTTGCAACATACCTTTATCTCGATTAGCGTTATTACGATGAAAGACAACCATCTTATCTGCGCCTGCACTGTCAGCATATATGTAATATTTTTCGAGCTGATGATTTTTGCTAGCCTCTAAGATTTGGACATAATCCTCACTTGCAATGAGGGGAGACAGCTCTTTCTCATCATCGGATATTATCGTTATGCTACCATCAGAATTAATATAACTAACTTCCATGCCTGGCTGAAACATAATTGGTCCAATTGGGGTTCGTTCACTATCATCTCTACGTCTAGTTAATTCGCCATTCTGCTTGAGAAACGACGAATCCGGTGGCCAGGCCATTATTTGAGAATGAATGGCATCAGCTCGGTTCTCATATAGAAAATCTTTCATAAACGTATATTGTAATATACCGATAAGTAGAAATAGAATCGCAATTATGATTAATGTAGTAGTGATTAATTGTCCACGTAAAGAGCGGAGGAAATACTTTTTAGTTTGCATTATACATCCATCCTATAGCCAGCACCTCGTAAGGTGCGAATAATCCGATGTTCTTTATCTCCCAATTTTTCACGAATAGCACGAATATATACTTCTACAATATTTTGTTCTCCTCCAAAGTCGTAACCCCATAATTTTTCTAATATAATCGTTTTACTTAGCACAGCACCGTTATGCAAAAGTAGTAATCTAAGTAATTCATACTCCGTAGGAGAGAGTTCTAATACTTGTCCATCGTAAGTGATCTCTTTACGCCGATCATCAAGGATGAATAGCCCATAACGAACTTCTCCTAATAAATTAGGAAACTGATTACGTACTCTCGCATGAATACGTGCGATCAATTCACTGAAGCTAAACGGCTTAATTAAATAATCATCAGCGCCTAAAGTAAATCCGTTCACACGGTCCTCTATGTCATCTTTAGCAGTGAGCATAATAATCGCAATTACATTTCCCTTATCTTTTAACGTTTTACACACATCAAAACCATTCATAACTGGCATCATCACATCAAGTATGACGACATGTGGCTTAAATTGTTCAGTTTTTTCGATTGCAATCATACCATTGGTGGCCGTTTCAATTGTTGCACCTTCATTCATTAAACCTAATTCTAAAAACTGGAGAATACTATCCTCGTCATCAACTATTAATATTTTTATTCCATTTAAATGACTCATATACTACGTCCTTCCTAAGCTTTCGCGATTTGTTCATGAAGCTTCATGTCATCTTTTTTGTGCTGACAAGCGAATGTTTTGAAGCATTATATTAGATGGTGGCTGATTTGTCGAAAAAAGGATAAAATAATAAGATCAATGATCGTAAGGAAGATCGAAACATCTAAGGAGTCCTGCTATGAGAACATGGAGTTTACGTCAAAGTGTTAATTTATCTATTGCTTTATCATTTATTGGATTGTTAATTGTCTATCCATTTCAACAAACATTTTTCGGGGGATTACTATTCGCAGCTTTTTGTGCT includes:
- a CDS encoding phosphotransferase, whose protein sequence is MSEIEEVLPGGNVNKVVRIGDTIRRSANNNPYVNDLLLYLEKSGFYNAPRFLGVDEQGREMFTFIQGEVPGNDYPDIAPYIWSDASLIEIAKLQRNFHDATRGFTSKEIPKNAYPDLAINEVVCHNDAAPYNIVFRDQHPMALIDFDMASPGPRIWDIAYTLYTTVPLASFEPAVPETATVPYSPVLHASNRRRRIALFFESYGMEAPDNLKKWVIERLQALCATLSQGAANGEEAFVKMVEEGHLSHYEEEIKFLTLHFDDWITYSG
- a CDS encoding EcsC family protein produces the protein MNYEHKVQREVADWEQKMFKPPGWLEKTSKTIGNRINHLIPPKVHIIITTTIKSIVRTALFGAEYTPRRSVNYNVELENADQEAKELFALYQKIAVAEGAGTGAGGIMFSAVDFPALIAIKMKFLFELAHVYGYDTKHFSERVFILRVFQMTFSGPENRVRLLDSIKHWHIEKEQWISEAEYSQNMDWETFQIEYRNSIDFRKMLQMVPGIGAVAGAWANYTILEELREFAMNAYRLRRLHDDFEVLI
- a CDS encoding HAMP domain-containing histidine kinase, whose protein sequence is MQTKKYFLRSLRGQLITTTLIIIAILFLLIGILQYTFMKDFLYENRADAIHSQIMAWPPDSSFLKQNGELTRRRDDSERTPIGPIMFQPGMEVSYINSDGSITIISDDEKELSPLIASEDYVQILEASKNHQLEKYYIYADSAGADKMVVFHRNNANRDKGMLQVSIELDSLHKQLYTQLTIFIVVALVALLTGFLLLLPSLRKTLNPLTNVIDVVERTNAGNLSEKLPVNQRQYEIDQLSFAYNNMLERIDHAFELERQSNKRMKQFIADASHELRTPITSIYGFIEVLQRGAKNNKTHLESSLKTMEQESKRMTMLVENLLQLAKLDITTEQSLYSVEKFSLAQLLDNMKIQLEMMAEDRKVTITTIPNSFSYLEGNKNQIKQVVLNVVQNAIQHTDAQFGEITITLSESGNFVKLAIKDNGVGIAKEHLPQLFERFFRVDQARSRASGGAGLGLSISKSIIDGHKGTVDVISEIGIGTSFIILLPKLEGTAGL
- a CDS encoding response regulator transcription factor → MSHLNGIKILIVDDEDSILQFLELGLMNEGATIETATNGMIAIEKTEQFKPHVVILDVMMPVMNGFDVCKTLKDKGNVIAIIMLTAKDDIEDRVNGFTLGADDYLIKPFSFSELIARIHARVRNQFPNLLGEVRYGLFILDDRRKEITYDGQVLELSPTEYELLRLLLLHNGAVLSKTIILEKLWGYDFGGEQNIVEVYIRAIREKLGDKEHRIIRTLRGAGYRMDV